One genomic window of Paenarthrobacter ureafaciens includes the following:
- a CDS encoding TetR/AcrR family transcriptional regulator gives MYACRCRPVILPTGTVVITAKERRQTVADGARANDGAAKQERSGSTRSARLPRDERRAQLLNAALEVFVSNGFHGAAMDEIAETAHVSKPVLYQHFPSKRDLYMALLDSHLAALTELMLSALNSTTDNKERVKAVMRAYYKFIADDDQAHRLVFESDLINDPDVSSRLETFNKTFADAVAHVIAEDTKLPPLEAQLLGRGLAGMAQVSARYWLETDGNLDLDVASDLIYRLAWRGISRFPKES, from the coding sequence ATGTATGCCTGCCGATGCCGCCCGGTCATATTACCCACCGGTACAGTGGTCATAACTGCAAAGGAAAGGCGGCAGACTGTGGCTGACGGCGCACGGGCAAACGATGGGGCAGCAAAGCAGGAACGGTCCGGTTCCACCCGCTCAGCAAGGTTGCCGCGGGACGAGCGCCGGGCACAATTACTGAACGCGGCATTGGAGGTTTTCGTTTCCAATGGCTTCCATGGAGCAGCCATGGATGAGATCGCCGAAACCGCCCACGTCAGCAAACCGGTCCTCTACCAGCACTTTCCCTCCAAACGGGACCTCTACATGGCGTTGCTGGACAGCCATCTGGCCGCACTGACGGAACTGATGCTCAGCGCGCTGAACTCCACCACGGACAACAAGGAACGCGTCAAGGCGGTAATGCGCGCCTATTACAAGTTCATTGCCGATGACGACCAGGCCCACCGCCTCGTCTTCGAATCGGACCTCATCAACGATCCCGACGTCAGCTCACGCCTGGAAACGTTCAACAAGACGTTCGCGGACGCAGTAGCCCATGTGATCGCCGAAGACACCAAGCTGCCGCCCCTTGAAGCTCAGTTGCTGGGCCGCGGCCTGGCGGGAATGGCGCAGGTCAGCGCCCGGTACTGGCTGGAAACGGATGGAAACCTTGACCTCGATGTGGCCAGTGATCTGATCTATCGTTTAGCTTGGCGCGGAATCAGTCGATTCCCCAAAGAGTCCTAG
- a CDS encoding DUF3107 domain-containing protein encodes MEVKIGIQNVGREIVLESSLDAEAVGKLVSDALSKGSELRLTDDKGRQVIVPGGALGYVEIGAEEVRRVGFGAL; translated from the coding sequence GTGGAAGTAAAGATCGGCATTCAGAACGTTGGCCGCGAAATTGTGCTCGAATCCTCGCTCGATGCCGAGGCCGTAGGCAAGCTTGTTTCAGACGCCCTGTCCAAGGGCTCGGAATTGCGCCTCACCGATGATAAGGGCCGTCAGGTCATTGTTCCGGGCGGTGCCCTGGGCTACGTGGAGATCGGCGCGGAGGAAGTTCGTCGCGTGGGCTTCGGCGCACTCTGA
- a CDS encoding thiazole synthase, producing MTILNTETTTDTLEIDGVAFSSRLIMGTGGAPSLDGLGAALVASGTELTTVAMRRYSPAETGSLFQLLVDNNIRVLPNTAGCFTAKDAVLTAELAREALETDWVKLEVIADEHTLLPDAVELVDATEQLVNRGFKVFAYTNDDPVLALRLENLGATAVMPLGAPIGTGLGILNPHNIEVIVSRASVPVVLDAGIGTASDAALAMELGCDAVLLATAVTRAQNPVQMGEAFMHAVKAGRLARLAGRIPRREHALASSAMEGRAEFL from the coding sequence ATGACCATCCTCAACACCGAAACGACTACTGACACGCTGGAAATCGACGGTGTCGCCTTCAGTTCGCGGCTCATCATGGGCACCGGTGGCGCCCCGAGCCTGGACGGTTTGGGGGCGGCCCTGGTGGCTTCCGGCACGGAGCTCACCACGGTAGCCATGCGCCGCTACTCGCCGGCCGAGACGGGCTCGCTGTTCCAGTTGCTGGTGGACAACAACATCCGGGTGCTGCCCAACACGGCAGGTTGTTTCACTGCCAAGGACGCTGTCCTTACCGCGGAGCTGGCCCGCGAGGCGCTGGAGACCGATTGGGTGAAGCTGGAAGTCATCGCGGACGAACACACGCTGTTGCCGGACGCGGTTGAACTCGTCGACGCCACTGAACAACTGGTCAATCGGGGTTTCAAAGTCTTCGCATACACCAACGACGACCCCGTGTTGGCACTGCGACTGGAAAACCTCGGCGCCACTGCGGTCATGCCCCTCGGAGCACCGATCGGGACCGGTCTGGGCATCCTCAACCCGCACAACATTGAAGTCATTGTGTCCCGTGCCTCCGTGCCTGTTGTCCTGGACGCAGGCATCGGAACTGCTTCCGATGCGGCACTGGCCATGGAGCTCGGTTGCGACGCTGTCCTCCTGGCCACAGCGGTGACGCGTGCCCAGAACCCTGTCCAGATGGGTGAGGCATTCATGCACGCCGTCAAGGCAGGCAGGCTGGCCAGGCTGGCAGGCCGCATTCCACGGAGGGAACACGCGCTGGCATCATCGGCGATGGAGGGCCGGGCAGAGTTCCTCTGA
- the thiS gene encoding sulfur carrier protein ThiS, with amino-acid sequence MNITLNGARHTVADGASVSTLVTSVTGRALDPSGQAADGGKLGVAVARNAEVVPRSQWAATNLADGDELELVTAVQGG; translated from the coding sequence ATGAACATCACACTCAATGGGGCCCGGCACACCGTGGCCGATGGCGCATCCGTCAGCACCCTGGTCACGTCCGTTACCGGACGCGCCCTCGACCCGAGCGGACAGGCGGCCGACGGCGGCAAGCTGGGTGTCGCCGTCGCGCGCAATGCGGAGGTGGTCCCGCGTAGCCAGTGGGCAGCAACGAACCTCGCCGACGGCGATGAACTCGAACTCGTTACCGCAGTCCAGGGAGGCTGA
- the thiO gene encoding glycine oxidase ThiO: MAEAIEADVAVIGAGVVGLGIAHRIRATGRSVALIDPNPASGATFAAAGMLAPVSELHYQEEDLLELMLESSRLWPTFVSGLSGTGVTTGYSTTSTLAVGADAADRRALADLRSVQQAAGLTVEPLMLRDARQREPLLSPGISCAFDIPADHQVDPRRLAECILAGLAAHTPSDATWVPGASSGFQLAAEARRLLWEGDRVVGAELSTGQVVAARETVLANGLAAAATGGLPEDLHLPLRPVYGDILRLRVPEDLRPLLTSTVRGMVRGVPVYIVPREDGTVVIGATQREDGLSTGSNAVSAGGVYQLLRDAQILVPAVGELELIEVTARARPGTPDNAPLLGRVGAADGALRGLIIATGFFRHGVLLTPIAAQIVAGLLDGSADDRWVRFRPDRFSPQGALAGRGIPTPSIASTKETA, encoded by the coding sequence ATGGCAGAAGCCATCGAAGCAGACGTTGCCGTCATCGGCGCAGGCGTAGTCGGCCTGGGCATCGCCCACCGGATCCGGGCCACAGGCCGTTCCGTGGCCCTCATCGATCCGAACCCTGCCAGTGGAGCAACCTTTGCAGCGGCCGGGATGCTGGCCCCCGTGAGCGAACTCCACTACCAGGAAGAAGATCTCCTGGAACTGATGCTCGAATCGTCCAGGCTATGGCCAACGTTCGTGTCCGGATTGTCCGGTACCGGCGTCACCACCGGCTACAGCACGACGTCGACGCTCGCGGTGGGTGCCGACGCCGCCGATCGACGGGCGCTCGCCGATCTGCGCTCCGTGCAACAGGCGGCGGGGCTCACAGTGGAGCCGTTGATGCTGCGGGACGCGCGGCAGCGCGAGCCGCTGCTCAGCCCCGGAATTTCATGCGCTTTCGATATCCCGGCCGACCACCAAGTGGACCCCCGCCGGCTGGCGGAGTGCATACTCGCCGGATTGGCCGCGCACACCCCGTCGGATGCCACATGGGTCCCGGGCGCGAGCAGCGGGTTCCAGCTGGCAGCGGAGGCCCGGCGGCTGCTGTGGGAGGGTGACCGCGTTGTGGGCGCTGAACTCTCCACCGGCCAAGTGGTAGCGGCAAGGGAAACCGTGCTGGCCAATGGCTTGGCGGCTGCGGCGACCGGCGGACTTCCTGAGGACCTGCACCTGCCGCTCAGGCCGGTTTACGGAGACATCCTCAGGCTCCGGGTACCGGAGGACCTGCGGCCGTTGCTGACCTCCACAGTCCGCGGAATGGTGCGGGGAGTGCCGGTATACATCGTGCCCCGCGAGGACGGGACCGTGGTGATCGGGGCAACCCAACGCGAGGACGGGCTCTCGACGGGATCGAATGCGGTGTCTGCCGGCGGCGTGTACCAGCTGCTTCGGGACGCCCAGATCCTGGTCCCCGCAGTCGGTGAGCTGGAGCTCATCGAAGTGACAGCCCGTGCACGGCCGGGCACCCCTGACAACGCTCCGCTCCTGGGGCGGGTGGGCGCGGCGGACGGCGCCCTCCGGGGCCTGATCATAGCCACGGGTTTCTTCCGCCACGGCGTACTCCTGACCCCCATAGCCGCACAGATCGTGGCCGGCTTGCTCGACGGTTCCGCGGATGACCGGTGGGTCCGGTTCCGTCCGGATCGTTTTTCTCCGCAAGGCGCCCTCGCCGGGCGCGGCATTCCAACACCATCCATCGCTTCCACCAAGGAAACAGCATGA
- the thiE gene encoding thiamine phosphate synthase, with translation MTQPDLLTDARLYLCTDARRRQGDFEDFVDAAFEGGVDIIQLRDKTLEAAEELELLEVLNKVAARHSKLWAVNDRADIARVSGAPVFHVGQKDLPLPVARQLLGDTTAIGLSTHGPDQVDAAIAASSGSAGLDYFCVGPLWTTPTKPGRTPVGLGLVTYAAEAVERAGSALPWFAIGGIDLSNVEQVVAAGASRIVVVRAITEAEDPTAAAKSLLEALDA, from the coding sequence ATGACCCAGCCTGATCTCCTCACCGACGCCCGCCTCTACCTGTGCACCGATGCCCGCCGGCGGCAAGGCGATTTCGAAGACTTTGTGGACGCCGCGTTCGAAGGCGGCGTGGACATCATCCAGCTCCGTGACAAGACCCTTGAGGCCGCCGAGGAACTGGAGCTGCTCGAGGTCCTGAACAAAGTTGCCGCCCGGCATTCCAAGCTGTGGGCGGTCAACGACCGGGCTGATATCGCCCGTGTTTCCGGGGCTCCCGTGTTCCACGTGGGCCAAAAGGACCTTCCGCTGCCCGTGGCCCGGCAGCTGCTCGGGGACACCACCGCCATAGGTCTCTCCACGCATGGGCCTGATCAGGTGGACGCGGCCATTGCGGCTTCGTCGGGCAGTGCAGGACTGGACTACTTCTGCGTCGGTCCCCTCTGGACCACACCCACCAAACCGGGCCGGACGCCAGTAGGCCTGGGCTTGGTCACATATGCCGCCGAAGCTGTGGAACGCGCAGGATCCGCCCTTCCCTGGTTTGCCATTGGCGGGATCGATCTTTCGAATGTGGAGCAGGTGGTTGCGGCAGGAGCCAGCCGCATCGTCGTAGTCCGCGCCATCACCGAAGCAGAAGACCCGACGGCGGCGGCCAAGTCGCTGCTCGAAGCCCTGGACGCCTAG
- a CDS encoding ferritin-like fold-containing protein — protein sequence MGTSTPGGIPADVLPAELLGAMAYGELSAFGRLSADSRFAPTLRDRATFAKIAVGAFGNYALISGRLTEMGRDPEDAMLRFQPSFDHFHERTPPGDWYESVLKAYIIDTVSSDFYRTVSAFLDAGTQQFVRKVASADQATEALRILLMRALRDDPRLASRLALWGRRLVGEALTQVQRVALEHPDLRAVLHDGQAKAEVGRLTAELADHHGRRMTGLGLAA from the coding sequence ATGGGCACGTCCACTCCTGGCGGAATTCCCGCGGACGTTCTCCCGGCAGAGCTGCTGGGAGCCATGGCCTATGGCGAATTGTCAGCGTTCGGGCGGTTGTCCGCGGACTCCCGCTTCGCTCCTACCCTCCGGGACCGGGCTACCTTTGCCAAGATCGCGGTCGGTGCATTCGGCAACTATGCGTTGATCAGCGGCCGGCTTACCGAGATGGGGCGGGACCCCGAGGACGCCATGCTTCGCTTCCAGCCGTCATTCGATCACTTCCACGAACGCACCCCGCCAGGGGACTGGTACGAGTCTGTTCTGAAGGCGTACATCATCGACACGGTGTCCTCGGACTTCTACAGGACGGTGTCCGCCTTCCTGGATGCCGGGACACAGCAATTCGTCCGGAAAGTCGCTTCTGCGGACCAAGCCACCGAGGCGTTGCGCATCCTCCTCATGCGGGCCCTGAGGGACGATCCCAGGTTGGCTTCGCGCCTTGCCCTATGGGGCCGAAGGCTGGTGGGTGAGGCCCTCACCCAGGTGCAACGGGTGGCGTTGGAGCACCCGGACCTGCGTGCCGTACTTCATGACGGACAGGCCAAGGCGGAGGTAGGCCGGTTGACGGCGGAACTCGCCGATCACCACGGCCGCCGGATGACGGGCCTCGGACTGGCTGCCTAG
- a CDS encoding RNB domain-containing ribonuclease, with translation MSHHRIAPNVDDSSDRLAASLAALRSELELPGDYPADAEHEARQAVQNLQLPPRSLLDVPFVTIDPATSTDLDQALFIQRNDAGYKVLYAIADVPSFVAPGGALDAETRRRGQTFYAPDGRVPLHPEVISEQAGSLLAEQECSAFVWDFDLDHNAEVVSMSVERATVRSRAKLSYKGAQKQIDAGTAPEVLMLLKEVGLKRVELERKRGGASLNMPEQEIVQVTDGDYRIVAAPSLPIEDWNAQMSLMTGMAAAQLMLDGKVGILRTMPAPDERSLLHFKRQTQALGKPWDGDISYGEYLRTLDGSDPKQLAILHSAGMLFRGAGYTPFDGEVPENVVQSAIGAPYAHTTAPLRRLIDRFVLVICEALSNGREIPVWAREALPDLPGIMAASDSLAGRLERMALDTVEAALAANHVGQVFDAVVISGSKPSNGNGNGNGPYGTVQIAEPAVTARCDGELVSGIQVRVRLVKADITGRVIRFELAE, from the coding sequence GTGTCACATCATCGGATAGCGCCCAACGTCGACGATTCTTCCGACCGGCTCGCTGCCTCCCTGGCTGCCTTGAGGAGCGAGCTGGAACTACCCGGCGACTACCCTGCCGACGCCGAGCATGAAGCGCGCCAGGCGGTTCAAAACCTGCAATTGCCGCCCCGCAGCCTGCTGGACGTGCCGTTCGTGACCATAGACCCCGCGACTTCCACCGATCTGGACCAAGCGCTGTTCATTCAGCGTAACGATGCCGGTTACAAGGTCCTGTACGCAATTGCCGACGTGCCGTCCTTCGTGGCCCCCGGCGGAGCCTTGGACGCCGAAACGCGGCGGCGCGGGCAAACGTTCTACGCACCGGACGGAAGGGTCCCGCTGCATCCGGAGGTCATCAGCGAGCAAGCCGGGAGCCTCCTGGCAGAGCAGGAATGCAGCGCCTTCGTGTGGGACTTCGACCTCGACCACAACGCGGAAGTGGTCTCCATGTCCGTGGAGCGGGCCACCGTTCGCAGCCGTGCAAAGCTCAGCTACAAGGGTGCACAGAAGCAGATCGATGCGGGAACCGCCCCCGAGGTCCTCATGCTCCTGAAGGAAGTGGGCCTGAAGCGGGTCGAACTCGAGCGCAAACGCGGCGGGGCGAGCCTGAACATGCCAGAACAGGAGATCGTCCAGGTCACCGACGGCGACTACCGGATCGTGGCTGCTCCCTCGCTGCCGATCGAGGACTGGAACGCCCAGATGTCCCTGATGACCGGAATGGCTGCGGCCCAATTGATGCTCGACGGCAAGGTGGGCATCCTGCGGACCATGCCGGCCCCTGATGAGCGCTCCTTACTGCACTTCAAGCGCCAAACCCAGGCCCTCGGAAAACCGTGGGACGGCGACATCAGCTACGGCGAGTACCTCCGGACCCTCGATGGTTCGGATCCGAAGCAATTGGCCATCCTCCACTCCGCCGGCATGCTGTTCCGGGGCGCCGGCTACACCCCGTTCGACGGTGAGGTACCGGAGAACGTTGTCCAGTCCGCCATCGGGGCCCCGTACGCGCACACCACTGCTCCACTCCGCAGGCTCATTGACCGCTTTGTCCTGGTGATCTGCGAAGCCCTCAGCAACGGCCGGGAGATCCCCGTGTGGGCACGGGAAGCGCTGCCTGACCTGCCCGGGATCATGGCTGCTTCCGACTCATTGGCAGGCCGCTTGGAGCGAATGGCCCTGGACACCGTGGAAGCCGCGCTCGCGGCAAACCACGTAGGTCAGGTATTCGACGCCGTGGTGATTTCCGGGTCCAAGCCGTCCAACGGGAACGGCAACGGCAATGGCCCCTACGGCACCGTGCAGATCGCCGAACCTGCCGTCACTGCCCGATGCGATGGTGAGCTGGTGTCCGGAATCCAGGTGCGCGTGCGCCTGGTGAAGGCCGACATCACCGGCCGGGTGATCAGGTTCGAACTGGCCGAATGA
- a CDS encoding DEAD/DEAH box helicase translates to MSELHTHEVLTDSTGTETIEPEETITSDETPHEIEEKSFADFDVRADIVESLADAGITHPFPIQAMTLPVALGGHDIIGQAKTGTGKTLGFGIPVLQRIEGRDDAGYAKLAVQGAPQALIIVPTRELAVQVANDLQTASRKRNARIATIYGGRAYEPQIDALQKGVEIVVGTPGRLIDLYKQRHLSLKNVKMVVLDEADEMLDLGFLPDVETLIAGTPPVRQTLLFSATMPGPVIAMARRYMTQPTHIRAADPNDEGLTKRDIRQLIYRAHSMDKTEVVARILQAKDRGRTIIFTKTKRTAAKVSEELVDRGFAAAAIHGDLGQGAREQALRAFRNNKVDVLVATDVAARGIDVEDVTHVINYQCVEDEKIYLHRVGRTGRAGNKGTAVTFVDWDDVPRWALINKALGLNVPEPVETYSSSPHLYTDLDIPEGTKGRLPRNKRMLAGVDAEVLEDLGETGKKNSRSRSGGRQGGSGRDGGRTRDGKSADSAGSKGEGGRNRTRRRRTSDAEGTATAAPRESAEGASEKPARTRRTRTRRRNGEVVSGEAAGTTPATTEA, encoded by the coding sequence GTGAGTGAATTGCACACCCATGAAGTCCTGACGGACTCCACCGGAACCGAGACCATCGAACCCGAGGAAACGATCACCTCGGACGAGACCCCCCACGAGATCGAAGAGAAGTCCTTCGCCGACTTCGACGTCCGCGCGGACATCGTCGAGTCCCTCGCCGACGCCGGAATTACGCACCCGTTCCCGATCCAGGCCATGACGCTTCCCGTGGCCCTGGGCGGCCATGACATCATCGGCCAAGCGAAGACCGGAACGGGCAAGACCCTGGGCTTCGGCATTCCGGTACTCCAGCGGATCGAAGGCCGCGACGACGCCGGATACGCCAAACTTGCCGTCCAGGGTGCACCCCAGGCGCTGATCATCGTCCCGACCCGCGAGCTTGCAGTCCAGGTGGCCAACGACCTCCAGACGGCTTCGCGCAAGCGCAACGCCCGCATTGCCACCATCTACGGCGGACGTGCCTACGAACCGCAGATCGATGCCCTCCAGAAGGGCGTGGAGATCGTGGTGGGCACCCCCGGACGCCTGATCGACCTGTACAAGCAACGCCACCTAAGCCTCAAGAACGTCAAGATGGTAGTCCTCGATGAGGCCGACGAGATGCTCGACCTCGGCTTCCTGCCGGACGTCGAGACCCTCATCGCCGGCACTCCCCCGGTCCGCCAGACGCTGCTCTTCTCGGCCACCATGCCCGGCCCGGTCATCGCCATGGCCCGCCGGTACATGACCCAGCCCACGCACATCCGCGCTGCGGACCCCAATGACGAGGGCCTGACCAAGCGCGATATCCGCCAGCTCATCTACCGTGCCCACAGCATGGACAAGACTGAAGTCGTTGCCCGGATCCTGCAGGCCAAGGACCGTGGCCGCACCATCATCTTCACCAAGACCAAGCGCACCGCCGCGAAGGTGTCCGAGGAACTCGTGGACCGCGGCTTCGCAGCAGCGGCCATCCACGGTGACCTGGGCCAGGGAGCCCGCGAACAGGCGCTGCGTGCCTTCCGCAACAACAAGGTGGACGTGCTCGTCGCAACCGACGTTGCCGCCCGCGGCATCGACGTCGAGGACGTCACCCACGTCATCAACTACCAGTGCGTCGAAGACGAAAAAATCTACCTGCACCGCGTAGGCCGCACCGGCCGTGCCGGAAACAAGGGTACGGCCGTGACGTTCGTGGACTGGGACGACGTACCCCGCTGGGCGCTGATCAACAAGGCACTGGGACTCAACGTCCCCGAACCGGTTGAAACCTATTCCTCCTCCCCGCACCTCTACACCGACCTCGACATCCCCGAGGGCACCAAGGGGCGGTTGCCCCGCAACAAGCGGATGTTGGCAGGCGTGGACGCCGAGGTCCTGGAGGACCTGGGCGAGACGGGCAAGAAGAACTCCCGCTCGCGCAGCGGAGGCCGCCAGGGCGGATCCGGTCGCGATGGTGGCCGCACCCGTGACGGAAAGTCCGCAGACTCCGCCGGCTCCAAGGGCGAGGGCGGACGCAACCGCACGCGCCGCCGTCGTACCTCCGATGCAGAGGGCACCGCGACCGCTGCTCCCCGCGAGTCCGCCGAGGGTGCATCGGAGAAGCCGGCGCGTACCCGCCGCACCCGCACCCGTCGTCGCAACGGCGAGGTAGTTTCCGGCGAGGCCGCAGGCACCACGCCTGCCACCACCGAGGCCTAA
- a CDS encoding DNA-methyltransferase: MAETVWAPDGSNLVVHADNASFLPTLPDGAFTLIYVDPPFNTGRVQRRQETRMVRNADGDGDRVGFKGRSYDTIKGALHSYDDAFSDYWSFLEPKLVEAWRLLADDGTLYLHLDYREVHYAKVMLDAIFGRECFLNEIIWAYDYGARAKNRWPTKHDNILVYVKNPAKYHFDNEEVDREPYMAPGLVTPAKRERGKLPTDVWWHTIVSPTGREKTGYPTQKPEGLIRRVVTASSRKGDWCLDFFAGSGTLGAVAGKLGRKFVCVDQNEQAIEVMRKRLGTKAVFHAAPASLDGSGGSLDGSGSALDESLHSVGDHLHGNS, translated from the coding sequence ATGGCTGAAACTGTTTGGGCGCCGGACGGCAGCAACCTGGTGGTACATGCGGACAACGCATCGTTCCTTCCCACGCTGCCGGACGGCGCCTTCACACTCATCTACGTGGATCCCCCGTTCAACACCGGGCGGGTCCAGCGGCGCCAGGAAACGCGCATGGTCCGCAACGCGGACGGTGACGGTGACCGGGTGGGCTTCAAAGGCCGTTCCTATGACACCATCAAGGGCGCCCTGCACAGCTACGACGACGCCTTCAGCGACTACTGGTCCTTCTTGGAACCAAAGCTGGTGGAAGCGTGGCGGCTCCTGGCCGATGACGGCACACTGTACCTGCACCTGGACTACCGCGAGGTGCACTACGCCAAGGTCATGCTCGACGCCATTTTTGGCCGCGAGTGCTTCCTCAACGAGATCATATGGGCCTACGACTACGGCGCAAGGGCCAAAAACCGCTGGCCCACCAAACACGACAACATACTTGTGTACGTGAAGAACCCGGCCAAGTACCACTTCGACAACGAGGAAGTGGACCGGGAGCCGTACATGGCGCCGGGGCTGGTGACGCCCGCAAAACGCGAGCGCGGCAAGTTGCCGACCGACGTCTGGTGGCACACCATCGTCTCCCCCACGGGCCGCGAGAAAACCGGCTACCCCACGCAGAAACCCGAGGGGCTCATCCGCAGGGTAGTGACAGCTTCAAGCCGCAAGGGTGACTGGTGCCTGGACTTCTTCGCCGGCTCCGGAACGCTCGGCGCTGTTGCCGGCAAACTCGGTAGGAAGTTCGTGTGCGTGGATCAGAACGAACAGGCGATCGAGGTCATGCGCAAGCGGCTGGGAACCAAGGCGGTCTTCCACGCCGCTCCTGCTTCCCTAGACGGATCAGGCGGCTCCCTTGACGGGTCAGGCAGCGCCCTTGACGAAAGCCTGCACAGCGTCGGCGATCATCTGCACGGCAATAGCTGA
- a CDS encoding MarC family protein yields MDLQLLASVIVTLFVIMDPPGTVPIFMSLTAQMSAKDRNRSALQALLVATGVIVVFAIFGQSILNYMHISLAALQGAGGLLLVLIALQLLTGSTSGEENAAKYKNVAFVPLGTPLMAGPGAIVAVMVFVQQSTELSEYLAVGAGIAAVLVSLYLAMRFAGVVQRVLGENGVELVTRIAGLLLSAIAVQMIADAVQAFVKGAA; encoded by the coding sequence ATGGACCTGCAGTTGCTGGCGTCCGTGATCGTCACCTTGTTCGTCATCATGGACCCGCCCGGAACCGTGCCGATCTTCATGTCCCTGACGGCACAGATGAGCGCCAAGGACAGGAACCGTTCAGCCCTGCAGGCGCTGCTGGTGGCCACCGGCGTCATCGTCGTGTTCGCGATCTTCGGCCAGTCCATCCTCAACTACATGCACATTTCCCTGGCTGCTTTGCAGGGAGCGGGAGGACTCCTGCTGGTGCTGATCGCCCTGCAGCTGCTGACCGGCAGCACCAGCGGGGAGGAGAACGCCGCCAAGTACAAGAACGTGGCGTTTGTGCCTTTGGGGACGCCGTTAATGGCTGGCCCCGGCGCCATCGTGGCAGTCATGGTGTTCGTGCAGCAGTCCACTGAGCTGTCCGAATACCTGGCCGTGGGCGCGGGGATTGCTGCCGTGCTCGTTTCGCTCTACCTCGCCATGCGCTTCGCCGGAGTCGTTCAACGCGTGCTGGGCGAGAACGGCGTGGAACTCGTGACGAGGATTGCCGGTCTGCTGCTGTCAGCTATTGCCGTGCAGATGATCGCCGACGCTGTGCAGGCTTTCGTCAAGGGCGCTGCCTGA
- a CDS encoding PHP domain-containing protein, with product MRIDLHTHSNVSDGTETPAEVIRSAAKAGLDAVALTDHDSTDGWDQAAEAAIHHGLAFVPGMEISCRTDKGISVHLLSYLHDPTHPGLLEEINKSRDARLTRAERMVTLLSEDYPLTWDDVIHHVAPGATVGRPHIADALVAAGVVADRSEAFNSILTSHSRYFIQHYAPDPALAVGLVRAAGGVPVFAHPVASSRGRIVGDKTYREMIDAGLLGLEIDHRDNPEEGRKFLRDLAAEHGLLITGSSDYHGTGKPNLLGENLTDPAVLERIEERGTGSIVVR from the coding sequence GTGAGGATTGACCTGCATACGCACTCGAATGTTTCCGACGGTACCGAAACCCCGGCCGAGGTGATCCGGTCAGCTGCCAAGGCCGGATTGGACGCCGTGGCACTGACGGATCACGACTCCACCGACGGTTGGGACCAGGCGGCGGAAGCGGCAATCCACCATGGCCTCGCGTTCGTCCCCGGCATGGAAATCTCGTGCCGCACGGACAAAGGCATCAGCGTCCACTTGCTCAGCTATCTCCACGACCCCACCCACCCCGGCCTGTTGGAGGAGATCAATAAGTCCAGGGATGCCAGGCTCACCCGCGCCGAGCGCATGGTCACCCTGCTCTCCGAGGACTACCCCTTGACCTGGGACGACGTCATCCACCATGTAGCTCCGGGCGCAACGGTGGGTCGGCCGCATATCGCCGATGCCCTCGTGGCCGCCGGGGTGGTAGCCGACCGGTCAGAGGCCTTCAACAGCATCCTCACCTCGCATTCGCGCTATTTCATCCAGCACTACGCACCTGACCCGGCACTCGCCGTCGGGCTTGTCAGGGCCGCGGGCGGCGTGCCCGTGTTCGCCCATCCCGTTGCGTCTTCGCGTGGCCGCATCGTGGGGGACAAGACGTACAGGGAGATGATCGACGCCGGGCTGTTGGGCCTGGAAATCGATCACCGCGACAATCCGGAAGAAGGACGGAAGTTCCTCCGCGACCTTGCAGCCGAACACGGCCTGCTGATCACCGGGTCCTCCGACTACCACGGCACCGGCAAACCCAACCTGCTGGGCGAGAACCTCACTGATCCGGCCGTCCTGGAAAGGATCGAGGAGCGGGGCACGGGAAGCATTGTGGTCCGCTGA